The Stegostoma tigrinum isolate sSteTig4 chromosome 38, sSteTig4.hap1, whole genome shotgun sequence genome contains a region encoding:
- the LOC132206509 gene encoding ferritin, heavy subunit-like — translation MASQISQNYHQDCEAAVNKQINVELTASYLYQSLMSYFDRDDVALPHFSRFFKDQSQQKREHAEKLLKFQNQRGGRVLLQDVKKPDRDEWGNSLQAMQVALNLEKNVNQSLLDLHQLATAQTDPHMSYFDRDDVALPRFSQFFKDQSQQKREHAEKLLKFQNQRGGSVLLQDVKKPERDEWGNSLQAMQVALDLEKNVNQCLLDLHQLATAQTDPHLCDFLETHYLDQEVEIIKQLGDYITNLKRLGAPENGMGEYLFDSLQQPVTSESAHCLPSTAGEEWPGSCLLPVMENEQRFSVQLGNDVT, via the exons atggcctcccagatcagtcagaactatcaccaggattgtgaagctgctgtcaacaagcagattaatgtggagctcactgcctcctatctctatcagtctttg ATGTCCTATTTTGACCGGGATGAcgttgccctcccccatttctcgcggttcttcaaagatcagtcccagcagaagcgggaacatgcagagaagctgctgaaattccagaatcagcgtggaggcagagtcctcctccaggatgtgaag AAGCCAGACagggatgagtggggtaacagcctgcaggcaatgcaggttgccctgaatctggagaagaatgtgaaccagagtttgctggatctacaccaactcgccacagcccagactgaccctcat atgtcctactttgaccgggatgatgttgccctcccTCGTTTCTCCCagttcttcaaagatcagtcccagcagaagcgggaacatgcagagaagctgctgaaattccagaatcagcgtggaggcagTGTCCTCCTCCAagatgtgaag aagccagagagggatgagtggggtaacagcctgcaggcaatgcaggttgccctggatctggagaagaatgtgaaccagtgtttgctggatctacaccaactcgccacagcccagactgaccctcat ctgtgtgacttcctggagacccACTATTTGGATcaggaggtggagatcatcaagcaacttggggactacatcaccaacctgaagcgcctgggagcccctgagaatgggatgggagagtacctgttt GATTCACTCCAACAACCAGTCACTTCAGAATCAGCACATTGTCTGCCATCTACAGCAGGAGAGGAGTGGCCTGGGA GTTGCCTTCTCCCAGTGATGGAGAACGAGCAGCGATTTTCTGTTCAACTTGGGAATGATGTGACTTAG
- the LOC132206420 gene encoding ferritin, heavy subunit-like produces MASQISQNYHQDCEAAVNKQINVELTASYLYQSLMSYFDRDDVALPHFSRFFKDQSQEKREHAEKLLKFQNRRGGRVLLQDVKKPERDEWGNSLQAMQVALDLEKNVNQSLLDLHQLATAQTDPHLCDFLETQYLDEEVRIIKQLGDYITNLKRLGAPENGMGEYLFDRLFLE; encoded by the exons ATGGCCTCCCAGATTAGTCAaaactatcaccaggattgtgaagctgctgtcaacaagcagattaatgtggagctcactgcctcctatctctatcagtctttg ATGTCCTATTTTGACCGGGATGAcgttgccctcccccatttctcccgcttcttcaaagatcagtcccaggagaagcgggaacatgcagaaaagctgctgaaattccagaatcggcgtggaggccgagtcctcctccaggatgtgaag aagccagagagggatgagtggggtaacagcctgcaggcaatgcaggttgccctggatctggagaaaaatgtgaaccagagtttgctggatctacaccaacttgccactgcccagactgaccctcat ctgtgtgacttcttGGAGACTCaatatttggatgaggaggtgaggatcatcaagcaactcggggactacatcaccaacctgaagcgcctgggagcccctgagaatgggatgggagagtacctgtttgacaggctcttcctggag